A section of the Thauera chlorobenzoica genome encodes:
- the hcrB gene encoding 4-hydroxybenzoyl-CoA reductase subunit beta produces MNILTDFRTHRPATLADAVNALAADATVPLGAGTDLLPNLRRGLGHPAALVDLTGIDGLGVISTLADGSLRLGAGATLEAIAEHDAIRTSWPALAQAAESVAGPTHRAAATLGGNLCQDTRCTFYNQSEWWRSGNSYCLKYKGDKCHVIVKSDRCYATYHGDVAPALMVLDARAEIVGPAGKRTVPVAQLFRESGAEHLTLEKGELLAAIEVPPTGAWKAAYSKVRIRDAVDFPLAGVAAALHRDGDRIAGLRVAITGSNSAPLMVPVDALVGGNWDDAAAETLAQLVRKTSNVLRTTITGVKYRRRVLLAISRKVVDQLWEAR; encoded by the coding sequence ATGAACATCCTCACCGATTTCCGCACCCACCGTCCCGCCACCCTGGCCGACGCAGTCAACGCCCTGGCCGCCGACGCTACCGTTCCCCTGGGCGCCGGCACCGACCTGCTGCCCAACCTGCGCCGTGGCCTGGGCCACCCCGCCGCGCTGGTCGACCTGACCGGCATCGACGGCCTCGGCGTCATCTCGACGCTGGCCGACGGCAGCCTGCGCCTCGGCGCCGGCGCCACCCTGGAGGCCATCGCCGAGCACGACGCCATCCGGACGAGCTGGCCGGCCCTGGCCCAGGCCGCCGAATCGGTCGCCGGGCCGACCCACCGCGCCGCCGCCACCCTCGGCGGCAACCTGTGCCAGGACACGCGCTGCACCTTCTACAACCAGAGCGAATGGTGGCGCTCCGGCAACAGCTATTGCCTCAAGTACAAGGGCGACAAGTGCCACGTGATCGTCAAGAGCGATCGCTGCTACGCGACCTATCACGGCGACGTCGCCCCCGCGCTGATGGTGCTCGACGCCCGCGCCGAGATCGTCGGCCCCGCCGGCAAACGCACCGTGCCGGTGGCGCAGCTGTTCCGCGAAAGCGGCGCCGAGCACCTGACCCTGGAGAAGGGCGAACTGCTCGCGGCGATCGAGGTTCCGCCCACCGGTGCCTGGAAAGCCGCCTACTCCAAGGTGCGCATCCGCGATGCCGTCGACTTTCCGCTGGCCGGCGTCGCCGCCGCCCTGCATCGTGACGGGGACCGGATCGCCGGCCTGCGAGTGGCCATCACCGGCTCCAACTCCGCCCCCCTGATGGTGCCGGTCGACGCGCTGGTGGGCGGCAACTGGGACGACGCAGCAGCCGAGACCCTGGCCCAGCTGGTGCGCAAGACCTCCAACGTGCTCAGGACCACCATCACCGGAGTCAAATATCGCCGCCGGGTCCTGCTCGCCATCTCCCGCAAGGTGGTCGATCAGCTGTGGGAAGCCCGCTAA
- the hcrA gene encoding 4-hydroxybenzoyl-CoA reductase subunit alpha, which translates to MNPKLPKHGTVGVRTPLVDGVEKVTGKAKYTADIAAPDALVGRILRSPHAHARILAIDTSAAEALEGVIAVCTGAETPVPFGVLPIAENEYPLARDKVRYRGDPVAAVAAIDEVTAEKALGLIKVDYEVLPAYMTPKAAMKAGAVALHDDKPNNVLREVHAEFGDVAAAFAEADLVREKTYTFAEVNHVHMELNATLAEYDPVRDMLTLNTTTQVPYYVHLKVAACLQMDSARIRVIKPFLGGGFGARTEALHFEIIAGLLARKAKGTVRLLQTREETFIAHRGRPWTEVKMKIGLKKDGKIAALALEATQAGGAYAGYGIITILYTGALMHGLYHIPAIKHDAWRVYTNTPPCGAMRGHGTVDTRAAFEALLTEMGEELGIDSLKIRQINMLPQIPYVTMYAQRVMSYGVPECLEKVKAASGWEERKGKLPKGRGLGIALSHFVSGTSTPKHWTGEPHATVNLKLDFDGGITLLTGAADIGQGSNTMASQVAAEVLGVRLDRIRVISADSALTPKDNGSYSSRVTFMVGNASISAAEELKGVLVKAAAKKLDAREEDIEVIDEIFMVSGSQDPGLTFQEVVKAAMIDSGTITVKGTYTCPTEFQGDKKIRGSAIGATMGFCYAAQVVEASVDEITGKVTAHKVWVAVDVGKALNPLAVEGQTQGGVWMGMGQALSEETVYDNGRMVHGNILDYRVPTIVESPDIEVIIVESMDPNGPFGAKEASEGMLAGFLPAIHEAVYEAVGVRATDFPLSPDRITELLDAKEAAA; encoded by the coding sequence ATGAACCCGAAACTCCCCAAGCACGGCACCGTCGGCGTCCGCACCCCGCTGGTGGACGGCGTCGAGAAGGTCACCGGCAAGGCCAAGTACACGGCCGACATCGCCGCTCCCGATGCCCTGGTGGGGCGCATCCTGCGCTCGCCCCATGCCCACGCCCGCATCCTCGCCATCGACACTTCGGCCGCCGAAGCCCTGGAAGGCGTCATCGCCGTATGCACCGGCGCCGAGACCCCGGTGCCGTTCGGCGTGCTGCCGATCGCCGAGAACGAGTACCCGCTCGCCCGCGACAAGGTGCGCTACCGCGGCGACCCGGTGGCGGCCGTCGCCGCCATCGACGAAGTGACCGCCGAGAAGGCGCTCGGCCTGATCAAGGTCGACTACGAGGTCCTGCCCGCCTACATGACGCCCAAGGCGGCGATGAAGGCAGGCGCGGTCGCCCTTCACGACGACAAGCCCAACAACGTGCTGCGCGAAGTCCACGCCGAGTTCGGCGACGTCGCCGCCGCCTTCGCCGAAGCCGACCTGGTCCGCGAAAAGACCTACACCTTCGCCGAAGTCAACCACGTTCATATGGAGCTGAACGCCACCCTGGCCGAGTACGACCCGGTGCGCGACATGCTCACGCTGAACACCACCACCCAGGTGCCCTACTACGTGCATCTCAAGGTGGCGGCCTGCCTGCAGATGGACTCGGCGCGCATCCGCGTGATCAAGCCCTTCCTCGGCGGTGGCTTCGGCGCCCGCACCGAGGCCCTGCACTTCGAGATCATCGCCGGGCTGCTGGCACGCAAGGCCAAGGGCACGGTGCGCCTGCTGCAGACGCGCGAGGAAACCTTCATCGCCCACCGCGGCCGGCCGTGGACCGAAGTGAAGATGAAGATCGGCCTGAAGAAGGACGGCAAGATCGCCGCCCTCGCGCTGGAAGCCACCCAGGCCGGCGGCGCCTATGCCGGCTACGGCATCATCACCATCCTCTACACCGGCGCGCTGATGCACGGGCTCTACCATATCCCGGCGATCAAGCACGACGCCTGGCGCGTCTACACCAACACCCCGCCCTGCGGCGCGATGCGCGGCCATGGCACGGTCGATACCCGCGCCGCGTTCGAGGCGCTGCTCACCGAAATGGGCGAGGAGCTGGGCATCGACTCGCTCAAGATCCGCCAGATCAACATGCTGCCGCAGATCCCCTACGTCACCATGTACGCCCAGCGGGTGATGAGCTACGGCGTGCCGGAGTGCCTGGAGAAGGTCAAGGCTGCCTCGGGGTGGGAAGAACGCAAGGGCAAGCTGCCCAAAGGGCGCGGCCTCGGCATCGCGCTGTCGCACTTCGTGTCGGGCACCTCGACGCCGAAGCACTGGACCGGCGAGCCCCACGCCACCGTCAACCTGAAGCTCGACTTCGACGGCGGCATCACCTTGCTCACCGGCGCCGCCGACATCGGCCAGGGTTCCAACACCATGGCCTCGCAGGTCGCCGCCGAAGTGCTGGGCGTGCGCCTCGACCGCATCCGGGTGATCTCCGCCGACAGCGCGCTGACCCCCAAGGACAACGGCTCCTATTCGTCGCGCGTCACCTTCATGGTCGGCAACGCCTCCATTTCCGCCGCCGAAGAGCTGAAAGGCGTCCTGGTCAAGGCCGCGGCGAAGAAGCTCGACGCCCGCGAGGAAGACATCGAAGTCATCGACGAGATATTCATGGTCTCGGGCAGCCAGGACCCGGGGCTGACTTTCCAGGAAGTGGTCAAGGCCGCGATGATCGACTCCGGCACCATCACGGTGAAGGGCACCTACACCTGCCCGACCGAATTCCAGGGCGACAAGAAGATCCGCGGCAGCGCGATCGGCGCCACCATGGGCTTTTGCTACGCCGCCCAGGTGGTGGAGGCCTCGGTCGACGAGATCACCGGCAAGGTCACCGCGCACAAGGTGTGGGTGGCGGTCGACGTGGGCAAAGCCCTCAATCCGCTGGCGGTCGAAGGCCAGACGCAAGGCGGCGTGTGGATGGGCATGGGGCAGGCGCTGTCGGAAGAGACGGTCTATGACAACGGCCGCATGGTCCATGGCAACATCCTGGATTACCGGGTGCCGACGATCGTGGAGAGCCCCGACATCGAGGTGATCATCGTCGAGAGCATGGACCCCAACGGCCCGTTCGGCGCCAAGGAGGCCTCGGAAGGGATGCTCGCCGGATTCCTTCCCGCGATCCACGAAGCGGTGTACGAAGCGGTGGGCGTGCGCGCCACCGATTTCCCGCTCAGCCCCGACCGCATCACTGAACTGCTCGACGCCAAGGAAGCCGCAGCATGA
- the hcrC gene encoding 4-hydroxybenzoyl-CoA reductase subunit gamma: protein MKNILRLTLNGRAREDLVPDNMLLLDYLRETVGLTGTKQGCDGGECGACTVLVDDRPRLACSTLAHQVAGKKVETVESLATQGTLSKLQAAFHEKLGTQCGFCTPGMIMASEALLRKNPSPSRDEIKAALAGNLCRCTGYVKIIESVETAAAARLCEEGAR, encoded by the coding sequence TTGAAAAACATCCTTCGTCTGACCCTCAACGGGCGCGCCCGTGAGGACCTTGTTCCCGACAACATGCTGCTGCTGGATTACCTGCGCGAAACCGTCGGCCTGACCGGTACCAAGCAGGGCTGCGACGGCGGCGAGTGCGGCGCCTGCACCGTCCTCGTGGACGACCGGCCCCGCCTGGCCTGTTCCACCCTCGCCCATCAGGTCGCCGGCAAGAAGGTGGAAACGGTCGAATCCCTGGCCACCCAGGGCACGCTGTCCAAGCTCCAGGCCGCCTTCCACGAAAAGCTCGGCACCCAGTGCGGCTTCTGTACCCCGGGCATGATCATGGCGTCGGAGGCGCTGCTGCGGAAGAACCCCTCCCCGTCGCGCGACGAGATCAAGGCCGCGCTCGCCGGCAACCTCTGCCGCTGCACCGGCTATGTGAAGATCATTGAATCGGTCGAAACCGCAGCCGCGGCCCGGTTGTGCGAGGAGGGTGCGCGATGA
- a CDS encoding MarR family winged helix-turn-helix transcriptional regulator: protein MRKHQGKPANSDLAEVFHGPMAGELGFHLRRGQIAAFRQFARAITTPEGITPGLYGMLQVIANNPGMSQSALAVAMDVDRSSIVKVVNQLEEKGLIVRDASPTDRRRYCLHMTTPGVQALARIEQAVMRQDQDFSARLSDAERGTLIELLKRLYQQDSETPASVRE, encoded by the coding sequence ATGCGCAAACACCAGGGCAAACCAGCCAACAGCGATCTGGCGGAGGTTTTCCACGGCCCCATGGCCGGTGAGCTGGGTTTTCATCTGCGTCGCGGGCAGATCGCCGCATTCAGGCAGTTCGCCCGGGCCATCACCACCCCCGAGGGCATCACGCCAGGCCTTTACGGGATGCTGCAGGTGATCGCCAACAACCCCGGGATGAGCCAGAGCGCCCTCGCGGTGGCGATGGACGTAGATCGTTCCTCGATCGTCAAGGTCGTGAACCAGCTCGAGGAGAAAGGACTGATCGTCCGGGATGCCTCCCCGACCGACCGTCGACGCTACTGCCTGCACATGACGACACCCGGTGTTCAGGCGCTGGCACGCATCGAGCAGGCCGTAATGCGACAGGATCAGGATTTTTCCGCCCGACTCAGCGATGCCGAGCGCGGCACACTGATTGAGCTGCTGAAACGGCTTTACCAACAAGACAGTGAAACCCCGGCCAGTGTGCGGGAATAG
- the cobS gene encoding cobaltochelatase subunit CobS has protein sequence MTETERQASDYLPTLPDCELSVRQVFGLDTDMVVPAFSQGSEHVPQLDDTYRFDRDTTLAILAGFAYNRRVMIQGYHGTGKSTHIEQVAARLNWPCVRINLDSHVSRIDLIGKDAIVLRDGKQVTEFREGILPWALQHPCALVFDEYDAGRPDVMFVIQRVLEVEGRLTLLDQSRVIHPHPAFRLFATANTIGLGDTTGLYHGTQQINQAQMDRWNIVATLNYLEHDAEVEIVLAKMPAYDTREGRERVGAMVMLADLTRSGFINGDLSTVMSPRTVLTWAENTLIFKDIRFAFRVTFLNKCDDVERAAVAEYYQRCFGEELIDPRTPSAAA, from the coding sequence ATGACCGAGACCGAGCGCCAGGCTTCCGACTACCTTCCGACCCTGCCCGACTGCGAACTGTCGGTGCGCCAGGTTTTCGGGCTGGACACCGACATGGTGGTGCCGGCCTTCAGCCAGGGCAGCGAGCATGTGCCGCAACTCGACGACACCTACCGCTTCGATCGCGACACCACGCTGGCCATCCTCGCCGGCTTCGCCTACAACCGGCGGGTCATGATCCAGGGCTATCACGGCACCGGAAAATCGACCCATATCGAGCAGGTCGCGGCGCGCCTGAACTGGCCGTGCGTGCGCATCAATCTCGACAGCCACGTCAGCCGCATCGACCTGATCGGCAAGGACGCGATCGTCCTGCGCGACGGCAAGCAGGTGACCGAGTTCCGCGAAGGCATCCTGCCGTGGGCGCTGCAGCATCCCTGCGCCCTGGTGTTCGACGAATACGATGCCGGCCGCCCCGACGTGATGTTCGTGATCCAGCGCGTGCTCGAAGTCGAGGGTCGGCTCACCTTGCTCGACCAGTCGCGGGTGATCCATCCGCATCCCGCCTTCCGCCTGTTCGCCACCGCCAACACCATCGGCCTGGGCGATACCACCGGCCTCTACCATGGCACCCAGCAGATCAACCAGGCGCAGATGGATCGCTGGAACATCGTCGCCACCCTGAACTATCTCGAGCATGACGCCGAAGTCGAGATCGTCCTCGCCAAGATGCCCGCCTACGACACCCGGGAAGGGCGGGAGCGGGTCGGCGCGATGGTGATGCTGGCCGATCTCACCCGCAGCGGCTTCATCAACGGCGACCTCTCCACCGTCATGTCGCCGCGCACGGTGCTGACCTGGGCCGAAAACACGCTGATCTTCAAGGATATCCGCTTTGCTTTCCGGGTCACGTTCCTGAACAAGTGCGACGATGTCGAGCGCGCCGCGGTGGCCGAATATTACCAGCGCTGTTTCGGTGAAGAGCTGATCGATCCGCGGACGCCCTCGGCCGCGGCCTAG
- a CDS encoding cobaltochelatase CobT-related protein, translated as MAYQRTRPEPAPEAPPGVLARAVVSAFRAMAGPAAADPAGTRARLADLAQHCVTAEDIARLRGQADAQALRLRYHDACLHERAMPAGEEARAVYDAIEQARVEALGGRRMAGVSANLSALIEQHCRARKFDRATRRAQVPLAEALYVLARERFCGTPPPPAARTMAELWRPFVEARAGRNLEALGGRLHDEEAFAAGLNALVAALELEGGSGEPEDERKLGQRQDETHTEEAPEQRHGAGEAAQNADSPHRRESAGRAAGLPGAARPALVSPERGTGEAGASASRRPVPSLPGGQAYHPYTTAFDQTVDAEDLCEAGELHRLRSRLDRELVHFQHLVGRLANRLQRRLLARQMRDWVFDLEEGLLDTGRLDRIVVSPDHGLSFKLEKDADFRDTAVSLLIDNSASMRGRPITVAAMSADILARTLERCAIKVEILGFTTRTWKGGQARAQWQRDGEPADPGRLNDLRHILYKAADTPWRRARKNLGLMLREGLPKENIDGEALLWAHRRLIARPERRRILVVISDGEPADDSTLSANPGHYLAQHLRDVIAWIEQRSPVELVAIGIGHDVSRYYRRAVTIDDVDALAGVMLEQLSALFGEELRRPRPSAPASGRTVR; from the coding sequence ATGGCGTACCAGCGCACCCGCCCGGAACCCGCGCCCGAAGCGCCGCCGGGCGTCCTTGCAAGGGCAGTTGTCAGTGCCTTTCGCGCCATGGCCGGACCGGCCGCCGCCGATCCGGCGGGCACCCGCGCCCGCCTGGCCGATCTTGCACAGCACTGCGTGACTGCGGAGGACATCGCGCGCCTGCGCGGGCAGGCCGATGCGCAGGCATTGCGTCTGCGCTATCACGATGCGTGTCTCCATGAGCGGGCGATGCCGGCGGGCGAGGAGGCGCGCGCCGTCTATGACGCCATCGAGCAGGCACGCGTCGAAGCCCTGGGCGGCCGCCGGATGGCCGGCGTCTCGGCCAACCTCTCCGCCCTGATCGAGCAGCACTGCCGGGCGAGGAAATTCGACCGGGCGACGCGCCGGGCGCAGGTGCCGCTGGCCGAAGCGCTGTACGTTCTGGCCCGCGAACGCTTCTGCGGCACGCCGCCGCCGCCCGCGGCGCGGACCATGGCCGAGCTGTGGCGCCCCTTTGTCGAAGCCAGGGCCGGGCGCAACCTCGAGGCGCTCGGCGGGCGCCTGCACGATGAGGAGGCTTTCGCCGCGGGCTTGAATGCGCTGGTTGCGGCGCTGGAACTGGAAGGCGGCAGCGGCGAACCGGAGGACGAGCGCAAGCTCGGCCAGCGCCAGGACGAGACGCACACCGAAGAGGCCCCGGAGCAGCGCCACGGCGCGGGGGAGGCTGCACAGAATGCCGACAGCCCGCACCGCCGGGAGAGCGCCGGGCGGGCCGCGGGCCTGCCGGGCGCGGCCCGCCCGGCGCTGGTTTCACCCGAGCGCGGGACCGGAGAGGCCGGCGCGTCCGCTTCGCGCCGGCCGGTGCCGTCGTTGCCGGGGGGCCAGGCCTATCATCCCTACACCACCGCCTTCGACCAGACCGTGGATGCCGAAGACCTGTGCGAAGCCGGCGAGCTGCACCGGCTGCGCAGCCGGCTCGACCGCGAGCTGGTGCATTTCCAGCACCTCGTCGGCCGCCTCGCCAACCGCCTGCAACGCCGCCTGCTGGCGAGGCAGATGCGGGACTGGGTGTTCGACCTCGAAGAAGGCTTGCTCGACACCGGCCGCCTCGACCGCATCGTCGTCAGCCCGGATCACGGCCTGTCCTTCAAGCTCGAAAAGGATGCCGATTTCCGCGACACCGCGGTCAGCCTGCTGATCGACAACTCCGCCTCGATGCGCGGCCGCCCGATCACGGTGGCGGCGATGAGTGCCGATATTCTGGCGCGCACCCTCGAGCGCTGCGCCATCAAGGTCGAAATCCTCGGGTTCACGACGCGCACCTGGAAGGGGGGGCAGGCGCGCGCGCAATGGCAGCGCGACGGCGAGCCGGCCGACCCGGGGCGGCTCAACGATCTTCGCCACATCCTCTACAAGGCGGCCGACACCCCCTGGCGGCGGGCGCGCAAGAACCTCGGCCTGATGCTGCGCGAAGGCCTGCCGAAAGAGAACATCGACGGCGAGGCCCTGCTCTGGGCGCATCGCCGCCTGATTGCCCGCCCCGAGCGCCGGCGCATCCTGGTGGTGATTTCGGACGGGGAACCGGCCGACGATTCGACCTTGTCGGCCAACCCGGGGCACTATCTGGCGCAGCACCTGCGCGACGTGATCGCCTGGATCGAGCAGCGCTCCCCGGTCGAACTGGTCGCGATCGGCATCGGCCACGACGTAAGCCGTTATTATCGCCGCGCCGTCACCATCGACGATGTCGACGCGCTGGCGGGCGTCATGCTCGAACAGCTGTCGGCGCTGTTCGGGGAAGAGCTGCGGCGCCCGCGGCCGTCCGCGCCCGCGAGTGGCCGGACGGTGCGGTGA
- a CDS encoding zinc ribbon domain-containing protein YjdM: MSSLPKCPACSSEYTYEDGAMYVCPECAHEWPKAAAEDPEEDGHEAGREFRDANGNVLEDGDSVTVIKDLKVKGSSLVVKVGTKVRNIRLVDGDHDIDCKIDGIGAMKLKSAFVKKS, from the coding sequence ATGAGCAGTTTGCCGAAATGCCCCGCGTGCAGTTCCGAATACACCTACGAGGACGGCGCGATGTACGTCTGCCCCGAATGCGCGCACGAATGGCCGAAAGCCGCGGCCGAAGACCCAGAGGAAGACGGACACGAGGCCGGGCGCGAGTTCCGTGATGCCAACGGCAACGTGCTGGAGGACGGCGACAGCGTCACCGTGATCAAGGACCTGAAAGTCAAAGGCTCGTCGCTGGTGGTGAAGGTGGGCACCAAGGTCAGGAACATCCGCCTGGTCGACGGCGATCACGACATCGACTGCAAGATCGACGGCATCGGCGCGATGAAGCTGAAGTCGGCGTTCGTGAAGAAGAGCTGA
- a CDS encoding M20 aminoacylase family protein, translated as MSVLEAVRPLHGKLTAIRRDLHAHPELAFKEHRTAELVARHLQQLGIETHCGIGGTGVIGVVRGGRGLRAIGLRADMDALPITERNTFAHASTVPGCMHACGHDGHTTMLLGAAEALAARRDFDGTVYLIFQPAEEGEGGAAAMIADGLFERFPMEAVFGMHNWPGMEAGSFAVHSGPVMASADRFDVCFLGVGAHAAMPHLGADPLLAGAAFVQAVQALVSRRVDPIDAAVVSVTRFHAGEAYNAISDRAELCGTVRTFSAEVRDMLEQGLRQVAEGVAASHGVQLEFAYRRGYPPTLNSAAEAIRCADAARGVVGAERVFTDRRPSMGAEDFAYFLERRPGAYVWIGNGPGAGGCTLHNPNYDFNDEVLSIGVAYWCELVRNLLATVK; from the coding sequence ATGAGCGTCCTCGAAGCCGTCCGGCCCCTGCACGGCAAACTCACCGCCATCCGGCGCGACCTCCATGCCCATCCCGAGCTGGCGTTCAAGGAGCATCGCACTGCCGAGCTCGTCGCCCGCCATCTGCAGCAACTGGGGATCGAGACCCACTGCGGCATCGGCGGCACCGGCGTGATCGGTGTCGTTCGCGGCGGACGCGGCCTGCGCGCGATCGGCCTGCGCGCCGACATGGACGCGCTGCCGATCACCGAGCGCAACACCTTCGCCCACGCGTCCACCGTCCCCGGCTGCATGCACGCCTGCGGCCACGACGGCCACACCACGATGCTGCTCGGTGCCGCCGAGGCGTTGGCGGCACGGCGTGATTTCGACGGCACCGTGTATCTGATCTTCCAGCCTGCCGAGGAGGGCGAGGGCGGGGCGGCGGCGATGATCGCCGACGGCCTGTTCGAGCGCTTCCCGATGGAGGCGGTGTTCGGCATGCACAACTGGCCGGGCATGGAAGCCGGCAGCTTCGCCGTGCACAGCGGTCCGGTGATGGCCAGCGCCGACCGTTTCGATGTCTGCTTCCTGGGGGTGGGGGCGCATGCGGCGATGCCCCACCTGGGCGCGGACCCGCTGCTGGCGGGGGCGGCCTTCGTGCAGGCAGTGCAGGCCCTGGTCAGCCGCCGCGTGGACCCGATCGATGCGGCGGTGGTGTCGGTGACCCGCTTTCATGCCGGCGAGGCCTATAACGCGATTTCCGACCGTGCCGAGCTGTGCGGCACGGTGCGCACCTTCTCCGCCGAAGTGCGCGACATGCTGGAGCAGGGGCTGCGCCAGGTCGCCGAAGGGGTCGCCGCGAGCCACGGCGTGCAGCTCGAGTTTGCCTACCGCCGTGGCTATCCGCCGACGCTCAACAGCGCCGCCGAAGCGATTCGTTGCGCCGATGCGGCGCGGGGAGTGGTGGGCGCGGAGCGGGTGTTCACCGATCGCCGCCCGAGCATGGGTGCGGAGGACTTCGCCTACTTCCTCGAGCGCCGGCCGGGCGCCTACGTGTGGATCGGCAACGGCCCGGGAGCGGGCGGGTGCACGCTGCACAATCCGAACTACGACTTCAACGACGAAGTCCTGAGCATTGGCGTGGCTTACTGGTGCGAACTCGTGCGCAACCTGCTTGCCACGGTGAAGTGA